In the genome of Canis lupus familiaris isolate Mischka breed German Shepherd chromosome 17, alternate assembly UU_Cfam_GSD_1.0, whole genome shotgun sequence, the window TTCAGGAGGATTCCCTTTCCCCCTACCTCGGTAGGCCAGGCCACGTACCTCCTCCCTCACTTATAAAAACTCCACCCCACTCATTGAGACTCCTACAAGTTGTGCCAGACACTCGAAACGCAACTTAAAGTCGTCCAAATCCCTCACGAAGAGGCAGGTGTTAGCCAATCAATACAACTACTGTAGGTAGGTGCCTGCCTCTTCACCCCGGTCCTCTCGCCTacacctccctcacctccctccgCTCTGCGAACACCCGGTccacacctcctcctcccccgcctccccctgaCGTCgctaggccccgccccccggaagCTTCCCGAGACCCCGCCCCTCGCCACCTCCCCGCCCCGCCACGCCGGGGGGCCCTGACGCTCTCGCCGCACCGCGGCTCGTGCCAGAATGAAGATGGCTTCCTGTCCCGCGAGGGTCACGTCAGGGTCCGCCTTCACCAGAGCCTTCACTCGCGCTAAAGGCAGCCTCGAGAGACGAGCCCCGGGCGCACTCGTCGGGGCTTGCGGCTGCGGGGCCGCCGCCTCCCCActgggcccctcctcctcccgggGCGTCCCGCTTCCAGCCGCCGCCGCCATCCCGGCCCCGAGCGTGCTGCGCGCGGCCGCCAACTGTGCGCGCGCATGCGACGCCGGCCCCTTTCCCGCGCGCGCTGGAGGCCACGCCCCCTGTGGGCGCGTGGCTCCGCCCCTTACGCGGCTGGCAGCTCCCGGGACTCCGGTGGGCGGGGAGCGGCGCTGGGCGTGGCCGCTGTCTCGGCGCTGGCGGTTCGCCGCGGCTGTGCTCGCCGGGGCTCGCTTCCGGGTCCCGGCGCCCCGTCGGGCCTAGTCAGGGCCAGGCCCGGTCCGTCCCGTAGTGGCTCAATACGGTTGAGCCGAGCTGGTGCCGGAAGGAGCTCCTCGGTCTGGAGAAGACCCGACCTGCAAGAGAGTCTCAGTCGGGGAATAAAACTGAGTGATGGCCGAGACTGGGAAGGGCAGGTGCCTGTCCGGGGGTCGCTCGTGCGGGAAAGAGGGCACCGAGCAGGGCGCGACATCGGGGCCAGTGTCCAAGAGAACAAGGTGCCCTAGAAGGAGGTAGGACTTTGGCAGGCAGAAATGGAAGAATTTCAGCCCCGACAAGAAAAGAGGCTGGAAAGGATGCAGTAGTGGCGATCGCGAGCCGTGCACGCGTGTTCAGTTGCACCAGAGCGTGGTCTCTCAATCTTCTCGTTCGCAGGCTCCCTTTACGCTCTTAGAGATTACTGAGGACCCCACAGGGCTTTTGTTTCTGTAGGTTATATCGACATTCGTTGtatttgaaattagaaatttcagaattttatttatggtAACTAATACACGTTAAcgtaaatgacatttttaaattttttttttttttttttttttttataatagagagagagagagaggcagagacacaggcagagggagaagcaggctccatgcaccaggagcccaacgtgggattcgatcccgggtctccaggatcgcgcccccggccaaaggcaggcgctaaaccgctgcgctacccagggatccccgtaaatgacatttttacaagttttcaaaaaaaaaagtttgatgagGACATTCTCCTTTAATATTTGGGTTTGATAGAAGACAGTTGGGATTCTCTAGCTGCTTCTGTATGTCGGTAACGGTAACGTTACCGCTTGTCACATAGATCTGGAAACTCCTGCATCTTcttgagaaaatgagaatgaaaaggcCAAATAACCTCCAAGTATTGTGAAGAAAATAGTCTTGACTGCACAGACACCTGAAAAGGGTCTCCAAAACACACCACCCCGAGTTAGTCCCCACACCAAAGTTTGAAATCTGCCAGCCCAGAGGAACAGTTCATATTTGCAACAACACTTTTCATCTAAGTCAGTTCTAACAGCTCGCATTTtttagcatctactatgtgcaTGGTTCAAAGTGCTTTACGTTTATGTATGTATTGAGTAACAATTCTCGTAATACCCTTTTCGAAGTAggtaatattttaacttttacgTAAATCGAAGTTCAGACACAAAGGGGTTAACTTACCCACAACAGAATGTAGTAAAGCCAAGAAGAGGTTGAATTAGATAATATGTACTATTTCCATTCATCAATGAGGTAGTAAACTCTACATGAATTCGTTAGCCGAGGCTCCCCTAGAGCAGAACAAGAGGCTTGGCCAAAATTAAAACCTTCAGAAAGGGGGCTGTGTCACTGAAAACTTCATTACAGCCTCCTTTAGGGCCTCCTTCCTGAGTCCACCATCAGATTACATTTGTGGACACTCCTGCACAGGGAAAGCTCCACACAAAACTGATAACAGCACAGCCAGATTCTTGTGTCCCCTTACAATGGAACACTTCATGGAGCAATATTCTAACAATGTCGAAATAGTTAAGTACTAATGGCTGCCTAATTTCTGAATTAGCACAATAAATGAACACTAGGAACAGGAATTTGTTCAGACTTCCTGAGAGGTTGAGTCAAATTGGCTCTTCAGCCTCTCTTTCTTCCCAGTTTTCTCTGTTATCCACATTTTCCCTACCGATCTTACACTtgctcctcttcccctctcttttctcttcccagttcctatttttttttccctcatcagTTGTGTATTTTACCACTTGACCCAGCTCCATCCTCCTTTCCCTGGTTTTACTATGACTAATAGGAAGAGGTTTATTTAGACCACACCAGAGTTCTTGACTATGAGCATTGAAAAGGCATGAAGTCGTGTTAAAAGGGgtaatcaggggatccctgggtggctcagcggtttagcacctgccttcggcgcagggtgtgattctggactcctgggactgagtcccacatcaggctccctgcgtggagcctgcttctccctctgcctgtgtctctgtgcctctctctgtctctctctctctctctctctcatgaataaataaaatcttaaaaaaaaaaagggggggtaatCATGTTTGACTGTCTGAATTTGGTcaaaaggcagaggaaacaggAAGATAGGTATCaacccctccccacacacacacacaggtttgcATATCAATCCATATATAATGAAAGgctaaaattatctttaaaggctacaaaaagaaaattaatgcaaaaaggATGCATTGTGTAATAACATTTTATGTAATAAACTAATGATTAAAGACAAGTACCATCTCCCCTCCAGGAATAAGAGTTCTATCCATTAAATATGTGTTTGGTGGAAATGCACTTCATTTctaaatcatcttttttaaatagggatgcctgggtggctcagcggttgagcgtctgcctttggctcagggtgtgatcctggtcctgggattgagtcccacatcaggctccctgtgaggagcctgcttctccctctgcctatgtctctgcctttctctctatctctcatgaataaataaataaaatcttttaaaaaaaataaaaaataaaggctacaaaaagaaaattaatgcaaaaaggATGCATTGTGTAATAACATTTTATGTAATAAACTAATGATTAAAGACAAGTACCATCTCCCCTCCTGGAATAAGAGTTCTATCCATTAAATATGTGTTTGGTGGAAATGCACTTCATTTctaaatcatcttttttaaataattgcatgTGTGTTGTATGTTGTTAAAATTCAGCTGAATAAATTTCAAAGATCTCATTGGCTTTATATAACACTTCATGAATTGGGCAACATCCAACCTAGCAGATAGAAGAGAGCTCAGAGGAGCTAtgcaaaatggaaatttacaggTGGAAGGGAGCAGGAATAAGGAAGGACCTAGGCACAAAAGCTGATTGGTTATTGCACAGTTACTTTCTTTTAGGAAATGGCTGGATCTAACAGGCCACAGGCCACAGGCCATTGCTTACTAATGTTGATCAGGCGATTCctgatcaactaatattccatttctgggagagccaAAAGTGTCTTGGTTTGATGATACAGGGCTTAGCATTAGGTGACTCCATTTGGAgcctgttgtcttgtttttaacagtgTGTTAAAGAGCAGGATTCAACTAAGTAAATACTAAAGATCTCATTGACTTTATTCAGCAATTCATGAATTGGGTAGCAACCAACCTAGCAGATGGAGAGCTGCTCTGAAAAGCTATACAAGGCAAGAGATTTCTATAGACCAAAATAAGCAGGAATTAAGAAGTTATAATGAACATTTGCTGATTGGTTAAAGCCAGGGTAGTTTCCCTATACAGAGCAAAGAAAGCTCTTAGAGCCTGGTTAGGTAACTTATACTGACCAGGCAAGCATTGACTGGTTGATCGAAGCCCTCCTTTTCTAGAACAACTGAGCACAGAAACTAATTAAATTTTGGTTTGCTGACATGGGGCTTATCATAAGCAACTCCATCTTAGGCCTAATCTGGTTGCTTTAACATATgcaatatacatatgtaatatatacatatttttatatatttatgtgtgtctaTGTATGCATCCATatatgcacacacccacacatattTGTAGGATCAAATGTTAAACTATAGGGAAAACAGAGGGCATggtaaggtaaaaataaataaataaataaccatcaGACTGTTTAAAAGGacaaataaggagaaagaaaaaagtattgtGAACTTGGCCAAAGAAACCTTGGGATGCAAGAATTGCTTAAGTACTCAAAAGCCAACTCCTCGGAAAGTAAAGTAAAAACatatgggagaaaaaagaagggagaaataaaaggaaaagtttttcaaGTCTTAAAAAGGTACAAAGGAAAACTTTACTCTTAACTTAGTGTTTAAAGAAATTGTTCAAACAGTGGTTCCCAATCTTCCCCCTCCAACTTTGATTGAAATGATAACCCAATGCAGTCTATAAAACACTCCGTAATTGGACTCCTTTTAACCTCTGAGTCCCATTTCATACCACATCACTTCCTCTGTGTACTCAAGCCACAGATTTTGTTCCCAGATCTATAGCAGTTCTGCCAGGAAAACTTTTCTCACCTTCCTTCAAATTGCAAAAGCCTTCCCCCACCAACTCACCCTCCCGCAGAAGAGGTTAAGTTATCCATACCACTGAACACCTGTCCTTCATAGTATTGTTCACAGTTTTCAATCCTTCATTTACCTGTGTGATCATTTGATCAGTGTTTGACTCTTCTTTTCCCCCACACTCCCTAGACTGTAAGCTCATTAGGGGAGTGCCTCTGTCTACTTTTGTTCATTGAGTCTTCGGTACAGTACTTGACATTTAGTAGGTGCTTGAAAGatatttcatgaatgaatgaatcattaaCTGGCTCATCTGGAATTGCCATCGCCTAAGGAAGAATGTCACCACCTGGAGAGAGaattgttatttgaaaatatccaCCAAGGCTTTCtcgt includes:
- the POLE4 gene encoding DNA polymerase epsilon subunit 4 isoform X9, with protein sequence MAAAAGSGTPREEEGPSGEAAAPQPQAPTSAPGARLSRLPLARVKALVKADPDVTLAGQEAIFILARAAELFVETIAKDAYCCAQQGKRKTLQRRDLDNAIEAVDEFAFLEGTLD
- the POLE4 gene encoding DNA polymerase epsilon subunit 4 isoform X1 codes for the protein MAAAAGSGTPREEEGPSGEAAAPQPQAPTSAPGARLSRLPLARVKALVKADPDVTLAGQEAIFILARAAVRRERQGPPAWRGGEELFVETIAKDAYCCAQQGKRKTLQRRDLGRLSNSDNAIEAVDEFAFLEVP
- the POLE4 gene encoding DNA polymerase epsilon subunit 4 isoform X8, with amino-acid sequence MAAAAGSGTPREEEGPSGEAAAPQPQAPTSAPGARLSRLPLARVKALVKADPDVTLAGQEAIFILARAAVRRERQGPPAWRGGEELFVETIAKDAYCCAQQGKRKTLQRRDLDNAIEAVDEFAFLEGTLD
- the POLE4 gene encoding DNA polymerase epsilon subunit 4 isoform X7 — encoded protein: MAAAAGSGTPREEEGPSGEAAAPQPQAPTSAPGARLSRLPLARVKALVKADPDVTLAGQEAIFILARAAVRRERQGPPAWRGGEELFVETIAKDAYCCAQQGKRKTLQRRDLGRLSNSDNAIEAVDEFAFLEGTLD
- the POLE4 gene encoding DNA polymerase epsilon subunit 4 isoform X2; the protein is MAAAAGSGTPREEEGPSGEAAAPQPQAPTSAPGARLSRLPLARVKALVKADPDVTLAGQEAIFILARAAVRRERQGPPAWRGGEELFVETIAKDAYCCAQQGKRKTLQRRDLDNAIEAVDEFAFLEVP